A region from the Misgurnus anguillicaudatus chromosome 7, ASM2758022v2, whole genome shotgun sequence genome encodes:
- the kcnk13a gene encoding potassium channel subfamily K member 13a has product MACRGACCLGPVNEDNARFIMLMLFIILYLLCGAAVFSALEHPKEKQAKERWAQRFELFSQKHNLNKSDLEKFLRHYEEANLAGIRVDTLRPRWDFTGAFYFVGTLVSTIGFGMTTPATVGGKIFLIFYGLIGCAATILFFNLFLERIITLLAIVLKFCYEVRRRRKGVLPHDSRQVPSDGRMRREDGLAGWKPSVYCVMMILCVAAIIISCCASAMYSSIEGWSYLDSLYFCFVAFSTIGFGDMVSSQRASYENQAFYRIGNFIFILMGVCCIYSLFNVISIVIKQVLNWLLKKLEIPCRHCPGRSLRPRRNAVMPGHPRTRVRNISIDTDAVNDSETDGRRLSGEMISMRDFLAANKVNLAIMQKQLSETANGHPRPSGSTNRHNGFSGGVGALGIMNNRLAETSMER; this is encoded by the exons ATGGCATGCAGAGGCGCTTGCTGCTTAGGTCCAGTGAATGAAGATAATGCCAGGTTTATAATGTTGATGCTCTTCATCATCTTGTACCTGTTGTGTGGAGCCGCTGTGTTTTCAGCACTGGAGCATCCCAAGGAGAAGCAAGCCAAGGAAAGATGGGCTCAGAGGTTTGAGCTCTTCAGCCAAAAGCACAATCTCAACAAAAGTGATTTGGAGAAGTTCTTGAGACATTATGAAGAGGCAAACCTGGCGGGGATACGAGTGGACACGCTCAGGCCTCGATGGGATTTTACCGGAGCTTTTTATTTTGTTGGTACTTTGGTTTCCACGATAG GGTTCGGAATGACGACACCTGCCACAGTCGGAGGCAAAATCTTCCTTATTTTCTACGGTCTCATTGGCTGTGCGGCCACCATCTTGTTTTTCAACCTTTTCTTGGAGAGAATAATAACGCTCCTGGCCATCGTTTTGAAGTTCTGCTACGAAGTCCGACGTCGACGCAAAGGAGTTTTACCTCACGACAGCAGACAGGTCCCAAGCGATGGGAGAATGAGGCGCGAGGACGGTCTCGCTGGATGGAAGCCGTCTGTATATTGTGTAATGATGATTCTTTGCGTAGCAGCAATAATCATCTCTTGTTGTGCTTCAGCTATGTACTCTTCCATCGAGGGATGGAGTTACTTAGATTCACTATACTTCTGCTTTGTGGCGTTCAGCACCATTGGCTTTGGAGATATGGTCAGCAGTCAGAGGGCTAGCTATGAGAACCAGGCCTTCTACCGTATCGGAAATTTCATCTTTATACTGATGGGTGTTTGCTGCATTTACTCCCTTTTCAACGTCATATCCATTGTCATCAAGCAGGTTCTCAATTGGCTCTTGAAAAAGCTTGAGATTCCTTGTCGTCACTGCCCTGGAAGGTCCCTCCGGCCTCGCAGGAACGCAGTCATGCCGGGACATCCCCGGACACGTGTCCGCAACATATCTATAGACACGGACGCTGTGAACGACAGCGAGACGGACGGACGTAGGTTATCTGGAGAAATGATCTCCATGAGAGACTTCCTGGCGGCTAACAAGGTCAACCTGGCCATCATGCAGAAACAGCTGTCCGAGACGGCCAATGGACACCCCCGGCCATCCGGGTCAACTAATAGACACAATGGATTCTCCGGAGGAGTAGGGGCCTTGGGGATAATGAATAATAGGCTTGCAGAGACAAGCATGGAGAGATAA